Proteins from one Pleurocapsa minor HA4230-MV1 genomic window:
- a CDS encoding cupin domain-containing protein — protein sequence MSLPLILQPGEGRSVQIGTSTCTFKATGKDTQGNFGLFEFVLEAGSKGASPHIHKQLTEMFYVVEGEVELELDNRKVLGTPGSFMLVPENTPHGFSNPGQTRSKLLIMFCPADEREKYFEGLAELTKNGRQPSQEELLELMQQFDQYPIL from the coding sequence ATGTCGTTACCACTTATTTTGCAACCAGGAGAAGGGCGATCGGTTCAAATTGGGACAAGTACCTGCACGTTTAAAGCGACTGGCAAAGATACCCAGGGCAATTTTGGCTTATTTGAATTTGTGTTGGAAGCAGGAAGCAAAGGTGCAAGTCCACACATTCACAAGCAACTGACAGAAATGTTTTATGTGGTAGAAGGTGAAGTCGAACTAGAGTTGGATAATCGCAAAGTCCTTGGTACGCCAGGAAGTTTTATGCTTGTTCCAGAAAATACCCCTCATGGTTTTTCTAATCCAGGACAAACGCGATCAAAACTTTTAATCATGTTTTGTCCTGCTGACGAACGAGAAAAATATTTTGAAGGGTTAGCGGAACTGACTAAAAATGGACGACAACCCAGTCAAGAAGAATTACTGGAATTGATGCAACAATTCGACCAATACCCAATTTTATAA
- a CDS encoding RidA family protein: MSEYLPQLINPDGLYDPTPNGYSHIAIAPPEAKIIYIAGQGGEDENGNLSADFAVQLKQAFANLRIALDAVGAHPQQVVKLTTLIVEHNESKLQQLGAEVKEIWGEQTPTQTLIPVPRLALDGMLFEVDAVVAIPNSLN; the protein is encoded by the coding sequence ATGTCAGAGTATTTACCTCAATTAATTAATCCTGATGGGTTATACGATCCAACTCCAAATGGATACAGTCATATAGCGATCGCACCACCTGAAGCAAAGATAATTTATATTGCAGGACAAGGTGGCGAGGATGAAAATGGCAATCTATCGGCTGATTTTGCCGTTCAACTTAAGCAAGCTTTTGCCAATCTGCGTATTGCTTTAGATGCTGTTGGCGCACATCCACAACAAGTTGTTAAGCTGACTACGTTGATTGTCGAACATAACGAGTCTAAACTGCAACAGTTAGGCGCTGAAGTCAAGGAGATCTGGGGAGAACAAACGCCAACACAGACGCTAATTCCAGTACCGAGATTAGCACTAGATGGTATGTTGTTTGAAGTTGATGCAGTTGTAGCCATTCCCAATTCTTTAAACTAG